One part of the Solea solea chromosome 16, fSolSol10.1, whole genome shotgun sequence genome encodes these proteins:
- the mcrip1 gene encoding mapk-regulated corepressor-interacting protein 1, with amino-acid sequence MTSSSAPRMVNSYKRTSSPRSPTNSGEIFTPAHEENVRFIHDTWQCVLRDIRSTQNSERNDRGPQEYVEKNPNPNLISFTPVDLSDLKRRNTQDAKKS; translated from the exons ATGACCAG CTCATCTGCTCCCAGGATGGTGAATAGTTACAAGCGGACTTCAAGCCCCCGATCCCCAACTAACAGTGGGGAAATCTTCACTCCTGCACATGAAGAAAATGTGCGCTTTATTCATGATA CATGGCAGTGTGTGCTTAGAGACATCAGATCAACACAAAATAGTGAACGTAATGACCGTGGACCACAGGAATATGTGGAGAAGAACCCAAACCCTAACCTAATTT CTTTTACGCCAGTGGATCTGAGTGACCTCAAGAGACGCAACACACAGGATGCCAAGAAGTCTTAG